From Kangiella sp. TOML190, one genomic window encodes:
- a CDS encoding VOC family protein has protein sequence MGKALGIGGVFFKAKDRDKLGSWYKDTLGFELEPTYGGSSFKHEQAPAGACTVWGPFKEDTDYFEPSTKGFMFNLIVDDLEACLEQVKANGGEIVAEPCEESYGKFAWFLDPEGNKVELWQILNEGKFE, from the coding sequence ATGGGTAAAGCACTTGGCATTGGTGGTGTGTTTTTCAAAGCAAAAGATAGGGATAAACTGGGTAGTTGGTATAAAGATACCTTAGGGTTTGAGCTGGAACCGACTTATGGCGGCTCCAGTTTTAAGCACGAACAAGCACCAGCTGGAGCTTGTACGGTCTGGGGGCCTTTTAAAGAGGATACCGATTATTTCGAGCCTTCGACCAAGGGTTTTATGTTCAATCTTATTGTTGATGATCTTGAGGCTTGTCTGGAGCAGGTTAAAGCCAATGGTGGTGAGATAGTTGCTGAGCCCTGCGAAGAGTCCTATGGCAAGTTTGCTTGGTTTCTCGATCCAGAAGGTAATAAAGTCGAACTGTGGCAAATTCTTAATGAAGGGAAATTCGAGTAA
- a CDS encoding rhodanese-like domain-containing protein produces MVTLFFPKFLSALLLSCLLIACADEQLVSKQTSEEVLQKTVAKKPKTTNTYDLSLNQSLTLDDVKLEFMQLANDSRCAKGTECVWAGNAQVILLASNKDSAQTLMLNTNGEEGYPRSATFSGFEIKLLDLTPYPAVNVKIDPSQRVAKLAIKKAPAVSDAVIIDVRSAEEYQAGHYPSAINLQHTDIENTISSLNLPTDTEIIVYCRSGRRSGIAKETLEKLGYSKVTNGINQDKLHQKFGTSVNDQ; encoded by the coding sequence ATGGTTACCTTATTCTTTCCAAAGTTCCTATCCGCGCTACTATTGAGCTGCTTATTGATAGCCTGTGCTGATGAACAGTTAGTTTCTAAGCAAACGTCTGAAGAGGTCCTGCAAAAGACAGTCGCAAAGAAGCCTAAAACTACCAACACCTATGATTTAAGTCTTAACCAAAGCCTAACTCTGGATGACGTTAAGCTTGAATTTATGCAGTTAGCCAATGACTCGCGCTGTGCCAAAGGTACGGAATGTGTTTGGGCGGGCAATGCGCAGGTTATTTTACTTGCCTCAAATAAGGACTCGGCACAAACGTTAATGTTAAATACTAATGGCGAAGAAGGGTATCCCCGTAGTGCAACCTTTTCAGGTTTTGAAATTAAGTTATTGGATCTAACACCTTATCCAGCGGTCAATGTTAAGATTGATCCATCGCAGAGAGTGGCAAAACTAGCGATAAAAAAAGCACCAGCGGTTTCTGATGCGGTAATTATTGACGTGCGCAGTGCAGAGGAGTATCAGGCAGGCCATTATCCTAGTGCTATCAATTTACAGCATACTGATATTGAGAACACCATTAGCAGTTTGAACTTACCTACAGATACTGAAATTATCGTTTATTGCCGCAGTGGTCGCCGTTCAGGGATTGCTAAGGAAACTTTAGAAAAGCTTGGCTACAGTAAAGTTACTAATGGAATCAATCAAGACAAGTTGCATCAAAAGTTTGGAACTTCGGTAAACGATCAATAG
- the serS gene encoding serine--tRNA ligase, which translates to MLDPKLLRTDIDAVAANLAKRGFELDVAAYSKLEEERKQIQVETQELQNLRNSSSKSIGQAKARGEDIQPLLDKVADLGAKLDAAKARQTQVMAQLDEIHYGLPNLLDESVPQGKDENDNVEVRRWGTPREFDFEIKDHVEVGENLGGLDFANAAKIAASRFIIKKGMLAKLHRALIQFMLDLHTQEHGYEELYVPYMVNAESLTGTGQLPKFEEDLFKAQGKNQDDRPLYLIPTAEVPVTNIVRDEILEADALPLQFTAHTPCFRSEAGSYGRDVRGLIRMHQFEKVELVHITKSADSMAALEALIGHAEKVLQLLELPYRVVNLCSGDIGFGATKTYDIEVWLPSQETYREISSCSNTNDFQARRMQARWRNPETGKPELVHTLNGSGLAVGRTLVAILENYQQADGTIEIPQVLKKYF; encoded by the coding sequence ATGTTAGATCCCAAGTTATTAAGAACTGATATTGATGCTGTGGCCGCCAACTTAGCCAAACGAGGCTTTGAATTGGACGTTGCGGCTTATAGCAAGCTTGAAGAAGAGCGCAAGCAGATCCAGGTAGAAACTCAAGAATTACAAAATCTGCGTAACTCCAGTTCGAAATCCATCGGTCAAGCCAAAGCGCGTGGCGAAGATATCCAGCCTTTACTGGACAAGGTTGCGGACTTAGGCGCTAAGCTGGACGCGGCAAAAGCGCGTCAAACCCAAGTGATGGCGCAACTTGATGAAATTCATTATGGACTGCCAAACCTACTCGATGAGTCGGTTCCTCAAGGCAAAGATGAGAACGACAATGTCGAAGTTCGCCGCTGGGGTACGCCGCGAGAATTTGATTTTGAGATTAAAGATCACGTGGAAGTGGGTGAAAATTTAGGTGGCTTGGATTTTGCCAATGCTGCGAAAATTGCTGCCAGCCGCTTTATTATCAAAAAGGGCATGCTGGCGAAACTACACCGCGCTTTGATTCAGTTTATGCTGGATTTGCATACCCAAGAGCACGGTTATGAAGAATTGTATGTGCCTTATATGGTCAATGCGGAGTCTTTGACTGGCACTGGGCAGTTGCCGAAATTCGAAGAAGATTTATTTAAAGCGCAAGGCAAAAATCAAGATGACCGACCTTTGTATTTGATCCCCACGGCTGAAGTCCCTGTGACCAACATAGTGCGCGATGAAATTTTAGAAGCCGATGCATTGCCGCTGCAGTTTACTGCCCATACCCCTTGCTTTAGAAGCGAAGCTGGCTCTTATGGACGCGATGTGCGTGGCTTGATCCGGATGCATCAGTTTGAAAAAGTTGAGTTGGTACATATCACCAAGTCAGCAGATTCAATGGCTGCCTTGGAAGCGTTAATTGGTCATGCGGAAAAGGTGTTGCAATTATTGGAGCTACCGTATCGAGTGGTTAACCTTTGTTCTGGCGATATTGGTTTTGGCGCTACCAAAACGTACGACATTGAAGTGTGGCTGCCCAGCCAAGAGACTTACCGTGAGATTTCCTCATGCAGTAATACCAATGATTTCCAAGCGCGGCGAATGCAAGCCCGCTGGCGTAATCCTGAAACCGGTAAACCTGAGTTAGTACATACCTTAAATGGCTCTGGCTTAGCGGTTGGCCGTACTTTAGTGGCCATTTTAGAAAACTATCAGCAAGCCGACGGCACTATTGAAATTCCGCAAGTGCTAAAGAAATATTTCTAA
- the crcB gene encoding fluoride efflux transporter CrcB — translation MWGLVASIGIGGALGALTRFQIKDWSLAKFGDEVYWGTLIANMVGCFIAGFLLTFWQESNISINLKQGVMIGFLGALTTFSTFSIEALLLFQHQQYQKALLYIASNLLICLFMVFVGAWLGGRIAS, via the coding sequence ATGTGGGGACTAGTGGCATCAATTGGCATTGGCGGGGCGTTAGGCGCTTTAACCCGATTCCAGATTAAAGACTGGTCTTTGGCCAAGTTTGGTGATGAAGTCTATTGGGGCACTTTAATTGCCAATATGGTTGGTTGTTTTATCGCTGGGTTTTTATTAACTTTTTGGCAAGAGTCGAATATCTCAATCAATTTAAAACAGGGTGTAATGATTGGCTTTTTAGGCGCCTTGACCACCTTCTCTACCTTTTCGATCGAGGCGCTACTTCTCTTTCAGCATCAACAATACCAAAAAGCCTTGCTGTATATCGCTTCAAACCTGCTGATTTGTCTATTTATGGTCTTTGTTGGTGCTTGGCTTGGTGGTAGAATAGCCAGCTAA
- a CDS encoding replication-associated recombination protein A has product MSQQDSLFNESNVYIPLADRMRPNSLEGYVGQKHLLDEGKPLRQAIDSKRPFSLIFWGPPGTGKTTLARLIAHNSNAHFITISAVLAGVKDIRAAVEEAKQYQSQGKQTILFVDEVHRFNKAQQDAFLPFVEDGTVTFIGATTENPSFELNNALLSRARVFVLKDLSFDALSELIEHALSDKEKGLGEYKLAIDEPCKAMLIEAADGDGRRLLNFLEIAGELAMAKDSQEDNSWLIDEQVLEETLTQSLRRFDKGGEHFYDQISALHKSVRGSNPDAALYWFCRMLDGGVDPLYVARRVVRMASEDIGNADPRGLSVALNAWDVQERLGSPEGELAIAQALTYLACAAKSNAVYTGYKAAMADVKSDPSYEVPLHIRNAPTKLMKELDYGAEYRYDHNEPQAHAAGQTYFPEDKGEQQYYQPVNRGLEKKIGEKLNWIRNRNRNRNKGRS; this is encoded by the coding sequence ATGAGCCAGCAAGATAGCCTTTTTAACGAGTCCAATGTTTATATTCCTCTGGCCGATCGAATGCGGCCAAACTCGCTTGAGGGCTATGTAGGCCAGAAGCATTTGCTGGACGAGGGTAAACCGCTACGTCAGGCAATTGACTCAAAGCGTCCTTTTTCTTTAATCTTCTGGGGGCCGCCAGGAACCGGCAAAACCACCTTGGCTCGACTGATTGCACATAATTCTAATGCCCATTTTATTACCATTTCTGCGGTGCTTGCTGGGGTTAAAGATATTCGTGCGGCGGTAGAAGAGGCTAAGCAATACCAATCGCAAGGCAAGCAAACCATTTTATTCGTTGATGAAGTGCATCGTTTTAATAAAGCTCAGCAGGATGCTTTTTTGCCATTTGTGGAAGATGGTACTGTAACTTTTATTGGCGCGACTACCGAAAATCCATCTTTTGAATTGAACAATGCTTTACTTTCGCGGGCTCGAGTGTTTGTGTTGAAAGACTTATCTTTTGACGCTTTGTCTGAGTTGATAGAGCATGCCTTGTCCGATAAAGAAAAGGGCTTGGGTGAATATAAGCTAGCCATTGATGAGCCTTGCAAAGCGATGTTAATTGAGGCGGCCGATGGTGATGGTCGGCGCTTGTTAAATTTTCTGGAAATTGCTGGCGAATTGGCTATGGCTAAAGACAGCCAGGAAGATAACTCTTGGCTTATCGATGAGCAAGTTTTAGAGGAGACTTTAACCCAATCATTGCGTCGCTTTGATAAGGGCGGTGAACATTTTTACGATCAAATTTCCGCTTTACATAAGTCAGTGCGCGGTTCAAATCCTGATGCGGCCTTGTACTGGTTTTGTCGGATGCTTGATGGTGGGGTTGATCCTTTGTATGTAGCGCGGCGAGTGGTGCGGATGGCTAGCGAAGATATTGGAAATGCCGATCCGCGGGGTTTGAGCGTTGCTCTAAACGCATGGGATGTGCAGGAGCGATTGGGCAGTCCAGAAGGTGAGCTCGCCATTGCCCAAGCTTTGACCTATTTAGCCTGCGCGGCTAAAAGCAATGCGGTATATACGGGTTATAAAGCAGCTATGGCGGATGTTAAGTCGGATCCCTCTTATGAAGTGCCATTGCATATTCGTAATGCGCCGACTAAATTGATGAAAGAATTGGATTATGGCGCTGAATATCGATACGACCATAACGAGCCACAAGCTCATGCGGCTGGACAAACCTATTTCCCAGAAGACAAAGGCGAACAGCAGTATTATCAGCCTGTGAATAGAGGATTAGAAAAGAAAATTGGCGAGAAGTTAAACTGGATCCGTAATCGTAATCGTAATCGAAATAAGGGACGCTCATAA
- the lolA gene encoding outer membrane lipoprotein chaperone LolA: MIRKLLKVLGVSVLGLTSLLANADAARDLEAKLGKIQSLEANFSQRVIDELGNELDYSKGSFQLQRPMKFRWIVSEPYEQEIVSDGANLWQFDKDIEQINVSTLADSFDNSPAALLSKSQVDMEKDYIVASLVDSAANDKNSDDSLEQTYIFHLRPKSEEALFELMIMEFKGDEFVAFKVKDNLGQTTLVEFSEQQYNQEFSQGVFQFKPPAGIDLIDSREQLLDSDLTRPPELSVNG, translated from the coding sequence ATGATAAGAAAATTATTAAAAGTGTTGGGTGTTTCTGTATTGGGTTTGACTTCCCTTTTAGCTAATGCAGATGCGGCGCGAGATTTAGAGGCCAAGTTAGGCAAAATCCAGTCGTTAGAAGCGAATTTTTCGCAGCGAGTGATCGATGAGCTGGGTAACGAGCTAGATTATTCGAAGGGTAGTTTCCAACTGCAAAGACCTATGAAGTTTCGCTGGATCGTGAGCGAACCTTATGAGCAGGAAATTGTTTCTGATGGTGCTAATTTGTGGCAGTTTGATAAGGATATTGAGCAGATTAATGTGTCAACTTTAGCGGATTCTTTTGACAATTCACCAGCGGCGTTATTGAGCAAGTCGCAAGTGGATATGGAAAAAGATTATATTGTGGCAAGCTTGGTTGATTCAGCTGCTAACGATAAAAATTCGGACGATAGTCTTGAGCAAACGTACATTTTTCATTTACGGCCTAAGTCAGAAGAAGCCTTGTTTGAGCTGATGATTATGGAGTTTAAGGGCGATGAGTTCGTTGCTTTTAAAGTCAAAGATAACTTAGGACAAACAACTTTGGTCGAGTTTTCTGAGCAGCAATACAATCAAGAGTTTAGCCAAGGCGTGTTTCAATTTAAGCCGCCTGCGGGGATTGATTTGATTGATTCGCGTGAGCAGCTGTTGGACTCGGATTTAACTAGACCACCCGAACTTTCGGTCAATGGCTAA
- a CDS encoding DNA translocase FtsK, with protein MTQATKQNTPESEAKALLRKRLSEGGMILLVTLGIFFFLALVSYHHNDPGSFTNGNGQRVQNLAGKSGAWFADFFLHLFGYLAYLVPLIVGYFGYLVYSGRKLENSHPKSFWLVKGAGLLMAIIAGAGLCSLHFFDPQTQPSYSSGGILGESLIAGILDGLGLYGTTLILLAIFLSGLTLFTGISWLKLMDKVGEWTLNRWHQFKDWLASAREKRAEQKEVKKVVVKRQESFEQEKAKAQTRSPVKIEPKIAPLAPSKKVQKAQVKKKQKPLDLGKGFDGPITPMPEVELLDAPEPPKFSVSAEALEAMSRLLELKLKDFGVEVQVMEVHPGPVITRFEIELAPGVKVSKISNLAQDLARSLSTMSVRVVEVIPGKTYVGIEIPNENREIVRLREVIASDAFDKAKAPLSMALGKDIAGNPIVVNMAKMPHLMVAGTTGSGKSVGVNAMIISMLYKATPEDLRMIMIDPKMLELSVYEGIPHLLCEVVTDMKDAANALRWSVGEMERRYRLMSALGVRNLAGFNKKVADAIESGDPIPDPLWQPTDGLEEEPPVLEKLPSIVVVIDELADMMMIVGKKVEELIARIAQKARAAGIHLILATQRPSVDVITGLIKANIPSRIAFQVSSKIDSRTILDQMGAEQLLGMGDMLYLPGGTSIPTRVHGAFVDDDEVHRVVEDWKRRGEPEYLDAIINGTSEVPVPGMPGMAGEEDSEQDELFDQAVAIVTESRRASISGIQRRLKIGYNRAARMVEAMEAAGIVSEMGTNGAREVLAPPPPKD; from the coding sequence GTGACACAAGCAACCAAACAAAACACACCCGAGTCGGAAGCTAAGGCATTGCTTCGAAAAAGGCTCAGTGAGGGCGGCATGATTTTGCTGGTCACGCTGGGGATCTTTTTCTTTTTAGCATTGGTTTCCTATCATCATAATGATCCAGGCTCTTTCACCAATGGCAATGGCCAGCGAGTGCAAAATCTAGCGGGTAAGTCAGGTGCTTGGTTTGCCGATTTCTTTTTGCATCTGTTCGGTTATTTGGCTTATTTGGTGCCGTTGATTGTTGGTTATTTCGGCTACCTAGTCTATAGCGGGCGTAAGCTCGAAAATTCACACCCGAAAAGTTTTTGGCTGGTCAAAGGTGCTGGTCTATTAATGGCAATTATTGCTGGTGCAGGACTGTGTAGTTTGCACTTTTTCGATCCGCAAACCCAACCCAGTTATAGCTCGGGCGGGATTTTGGGCGAGTCATTAATTGCAGGTATTTTAGATGGGCTAGGTTTATATGGAACCACCTTAATCTTATTAGCCATTTTTCTGTCGGGGTTAACGCTATTTACTGGAATTTCTTGGCTCAAATTGATGGATAAAGTTGGCGAGTGGACACTAAATCGATGGCATCAGTTTAAAGATTGGTTGGCCTCAGCTAGAGAAAAACGCGCTGAACAAAAAGAAGTGAAAAAAGTGGTGGTTAAGCGCCAAGAGAGCTTTGAGCAAGAAAAAGCCAAAGCGCAAACGCGCTCGCCGGTAAAAATCGAGCCTAAGATCGCGCCATTGGCTCCGAGCAAGAAAGTGCAAAAAGCACAAGTAAAGAAAAAGCAAAAGCCGCTGGATCTAGGCAAAGGCTTCGATGGCCCCATCACGCCAATGCCTGAAGTAGAATTGTTGGATGCGCCGGAGCCACCCAAGTTTTCCGTTTCCGCCGAAGCGCTGGAAGCCATGTCGCGTTTATTGGAGCTGAAACTTAAAGATTTTGGAGTGGAAGTGCAGGTGATGGAAGTGCATCCTGGGCCTGTGATCACTCGCTTCGAGATTGAGCTGGCACCAGGTGTTAAAGTCAGTAAAATCAGTAATTTAGCGCAAGATTTAGCGCGCTCGCTATCGACTATGTCGGTGCGAGTGGTGGAAGTTATACCAGGTAAAACTTACGTTGGCATTGAAATTCCTAATGAGAATCGTGAGATTGTTCGTTTAAGAGAAGTCATTGCCTCCGATGCTTTTGACAAAGCTAAAGCACCGCTATCAATGGCGCTCGGTAAGGATATTGCTGGCAACCCGATTGTGGTCAATATGGCGAAAATGCCACACTTGATGGTCGCTGGTACGACGGGTTCTGGTAAGTCGGTGGGGGTTAACGCCATGATCATCAGTATGTTGTATAAAGCAACCCCTGAAGATCTGCGCATGATCATGATCGATCCAAAAATGCTGGAACTCAGCGTCTATGAAGGGATCCCACATCTATTATGCGAAGTGGTTACTGATATGAAGGACGCGGCTAATGCTTTGCGTTGGTCGGTAGGCGAAATGGAGCGGCGCTACCGCTTAATGTCGGCGCTTGGAGTGCGCAATCTAGCCGGTTTTAATAAGAAAGTAGCTGATGCCATAGAGTCAGGCGACCCCATTCCAGATCCCTTATGGCAGCCTACCGATGGCCTAGAAGAAGAGCCGCCGGTGTTGGAAAAACTGCCTTCGATAGTAGTGGTGATTGACGAACTGGCGGACATGATGATGATTGTCGGTAAAAAGGTCGAAGAGTTGATTGCCAGAATTGCGCAGAAAGCGCGAGCTGCAGGCATTCACTTGATTTTAGCCACGCAAAGACCTTCTGTGGATGTGATTACCGGCTTGATCAAGGCCAATATTCCCTCACGAATTGCCTTCCAAGTTTCTTCGAAAATTGATTCACGAACCATTTTGGATCAAATGGGCGCGGAGCAGTTGTTAGGCATGGGCGATATGTTGTATTTACCAGGAGGAACCAGTATTCCAACGCGGGTACATGGTGCCTTTGTGGATGATGATGAGGTTCATCGAGTGGTCGAAGATTGGAAACGCCGTGGCGAGCCGGAATACCTTGATGCGATTATTAATGGCACCAGCGAAGTGCCAGTACCAGGGATGCCGGGAATGGCTGGCGAAGAAGATAGTGAGCAAGATGAACTTTTCGACCAGGCCGTGGCCATAGTGACTGAGTCGCGCAGAGCTTCAATTTCCGGTATCCAAAGACGCTTAAAGATTGGTTATAACCGAGCCGCTAGAATGGTCGAAGCAATGGAAGCAGCAGGGATTGTGAGCGAGATGGGGACTAATGGGGCGAGGGAGGTACTCGCACCTCCGCCACCCAAGGACTAA
- the lrp gene encoding leucine-responsive transcriptional regulator Lrp: protein MRTQSASTQILDRIDLRILNELQNNGRISNVELAKKVGLSATPCLERVKRLEANGFIEGYGARLNPLKLSASLLVFVEIRLSRTSPDVFEDFKQAVMEIPMILECHLVSGDFDYLLKARVADMKAYRKLLGETLLTLPGVSASRSYMVMEEVKESPNLPISI from the coding sequence TTGAGAACTCAAAGCGCTAGCACTCAGATACTCGATCGAATTGATCTGCGAATTTTGAATGAATTGCAGAACAATGGTCGTATATCCAATGTAGAATTGGCCAAAAAGGTCGGTTTAAGCGCTACTCCTTGCTTGGAGCGGGTGAAAAGGCTTGAAGCCAATGGCTTTATTGAAGGCTATGGCGCTCGTCTAAATCCGCTAAAGTTGTCGGCTTCGTTATTAGTTTTTGTGGAAATTCGGCTATCGAGAACCTCGCCGGATGTATTCGAAGACTTTAAACAGGCGGTTATGGAGATCCCAATGATTCTGGAGTGTCATCTAGTATCGGGAGATTTTGATTATTTGTTAAAGGCGCGAGTTGCGGATATGAAAGCTTATCGAAAGCTGCTCGGCGAGACGTTATTGACCTTGCCGGGAGTTAGCGCGTCGCGCTCCTATATGGTGATGGAAGAAGTCAAAGAAAGCCCCAATTTGCCAATTTCGATATAG
- the ald gene encoding alanine dehydrogenase, protein MLIGVPKEIKNHEYRVGMVPGSVRELIAHGHQVVVEHNAGSGIGFTDADYENVGATVVSSAEEVFAQADMIVKVKEPLAEERARLRDGQILFTYLHLAPDLPQTQDLVKSGSICIAYETVTSRNGGLPLLAPMSEVAGRMSIQAGAECLEKSSGGRGMLLGGVPGVSPAKVVVIGGGVVGTNAIKMAVGMGARVIVLDRNVDVLRRIDAEFGTQVETVYSSHDSLERHVTSADLVIGGVLIPGAAAPKLVTAEMVKNMKPGAVLVDVAIDQGGCFETSHATTHDEPTFIVDDVVHYCVANMPGAVPRTSTFALNNATLPFIIDIANKGYKMALASDGHLLNGLNVYRGKVTEKSVAENLGFDFVEPSEAIGLDS, encoded by the coding sequence ATGTTAATTGGGGTTCCTAAAGAAATTAAAAACCATGAGTACCGTGTTGGAATGGTTCCAGGCAGTGTGCGTGAGCTGATTGCTCATGGTCATCAAGTAGTTGTCGAGCATAATGCCGGCAGCGGTATTGGTTTTACTGATGCTGATTATGAAAATGTTGGCGCCACGGTAGTCTCCTCTGCAGAAGAAGTTTTTGCCCAAGCTGATATGATCGTCAAGGTCAAAGAACCGCTGGCAGAAGAGCGCGCCCGTTTACGCGACGGTCAAATTCTCTTTACTTATTTGCATCTTGCGCCTGATCTACCGCAAACCCAAGACTTGGTGAAATCAGGTTCAATTTGTATTGCCTATGAAACGGTGACCAGTCGTAATGGCGGATTACCTTTATTAGCGCCAATGTCAGAAGTGGCTGGGCGTATGTCGATCCAAGCTGGTGCTGAGTGTTTAGAAAAATCATCCGGCGGTCGTGGCATGCTGTTAGGAGGTGTTCCTGGGGTGTCGCCAGCAAAAGTTGTGGTGATTGGCGGCGGCGTGGTTGGTACCAACGCCATTAAAATGGCAGTTGGCATGGGCGCTCGAGTGATTGTGCTGGATCGTAATGTGGACGTCTTGCGTCGCATCGATGCTGAATTTGGTACTCAAGTAGAAACCGTTTACTCAAGCCACGACTCCTTGGAGCGTCATGTAACTTCAGCGGATCTGGTGATTGGCGGCGTCTTAATTCCAGGCGCGGCAGCACCGAAATTGGTCACCGCGGAAATGGTTAAAAACATGAAGCCAGGCGCAGTCTTGGTGGACGTTGCTATCGACCAAGGTGGTTGCTTTGAAACTTCACATGCCACGACTCATGACGAACCAACTTTTATCGTTGATGACGTGGTGCATTACTGCGTAGCCAATATGCCAGGCGCAGTACCAAGAACTTCGACCTTTGCACTGAACAACGCCACTTTGCCTTTTATTATCGACATTGCTAATAAAGGTTACAAGATGGCCTTAGCTTCCGATGGACACCTACTCAATGGTCTTAATGTTTATCGCGGCAAAGTTACTGAAAAATCCGTTGCTGAGAACTTAGGTTTTGACTTTGTTGAACCGAGTGAAGCGATTGGATTAGACAGCTAA
- a CDS encoding membrane integrity-associated transporter subunit PqiC: MKYIMTFCSLLILLSACSSSPPAMNYYLLDSTPVAIDPSPGQTLIKLSDVSVPNYLDQTNLVMRDANHKLIVANYHSWADDMSNTIRRVLMADLNQASNNYSFVSSCETCTNLEVSVEHFYPTQQGDVILSGTYQLKDDSSLRRNFLIKNSLPASGYEQSVATMRESLKQLAQEINQDLSQ, encoded by the coding sequence ATGAAATACATTATGACCTTTTGTAGTTTATTAATCTTGCTTTCGGCTTGCTCGAGTAGTCCGCCCGCAATGAATTATTACTTATTAGACTCTACACCCGTAGCCATCGATCCTTCGCCGGGACAGACTTTGATCAAGTTATCAGATGTGTCTGTGCCGAACTATTTGGATCAAACTAATTTGGTTATGCGCGATGCTAATCATAAACTAATAGTGGCAAATTACCACAGTTGGGCAGATGATATGTCCAACACCATTCGCAGAGTATTGATGGCAGATCTAAATCAAGCCAGTAATAATTACAGCTTTGTTAGCAGCTGCGAAACCTGCACCAACCTTGAAGTTTCTGTGGAACACTTTTATCCGACCCAACAAGGTGACGTGATTTTGTCAGGGACTTATCAACTAAAAGATGACTCAAGCTTACGACGTAACTTCCTGATTAAAAATAGCTTACCAGCATCCGGTTATGAGCAATCTGTAGCAACTATGCGCGAATCGTTAAAGCAATTAGCACAGGAAATAAACCAAGACTTGTCTCAGTAA